The following proteins are encoded in a genomic region of Burkholderia pyrrocinia:
- the hflX gene encoding GTPase HflX, whose translation MINAALVGIDFGKTDFEASLEELSLLASSAGAHPAVTLTGRRSSPDAAMFIGSGKAEELRLACDAHDVEIVIFNHALAPAQQRNLERALNRRVIDRTSLILDIFAQRARSHEGKLQVELAQLQYLSTRLIRAWTHLERQKGGIGLRGPGETQLETDRRLIGERIKMLKSRLDRLRRQHSTQRRQRARSGTMSVSLVGYTNAGKSTLFNALTKAQAYAADQLFATLDTTSRRVYLGDEVGQIVVSDTVGFIRELPHQLVAAFRATLEETIHADLLLHVVDASSAVRLEQIEQVNGVLHEIGADTIRQVLVFNKIDAVPELAARGDAVERDEYGNISRVFLSARTGQGLDVLRAAIAEIASAEHLSGAMPLDGASAGPHEDHTISEHGR comes from the coding sequence TTGATTAACGCAGCGCTCGTCGGCATCGATTTCGGCAAGACCGATTTCGAAGCCAGTCTCGAAGAACTCAGTCTTCTCGCCTCCAGCGCGGGGGCCCATCCCGCCGTCACCCTCACGGGCCGTCGCTCCAGTCCCGATGCCGCGATGTTCATCGGCAGCGGCAAAGCCGAAGAACTGCGGCTTGCCTGCGACGCGCACGACGTCGAAATCGTCATCTTCAATCACGCACTGGCACCGGCTCAGCAACGCAATCTGGAGCGGGCACTTAACCGGCGCGTGATCGATCGTACGAGTCTCATCCTCGACATCTTTGCGCAGCGTGCCCGCAGCCACGAAGGCAAGCTGCAGGTCGAACTCGCGCAGCTTCAATACCTGTCGACGCGGCTCATTCGTGCGTGGACCCACCTTGAACGGCAAAAGGGTGGTATCGGCCTGCGCGGCCCCGGCGAAACCCAGCTCGAAACCGACCGCCGGCTGATTGGCGAGCGCATCAAGATGCTGAAGTCGCGTCTCGACCGGCTGCGCCGGCAACACAGCACGCAACGCCGGCAGCGCGCGCGCAGCGGCACGATGTCGGTATCGCTCGTCGGCTATACGAACGCGGGCAAGTCGACGCTGTTCAATGCGCTGACGAAAGCGCAGGCCTACGCGGCCGACCAGCTGTTCGCCACGCTCGACACGACGTCGCGGCGCGTGTACCTCGGCGACGAGGTCGGCCAGATCGTCGTGTCGGATACGGTCGGGTTCATCCGCGAGCTGCCTCACCAACTCGTCGCCGCGTTCCGTGCAACCCTCGAGGAAACGATCCACGCGGATCTGCTGCTGCACGTGGTCGATGCGTCGAGCGCGGTCCGGCTCGAACAGATCGAGCAGGTCAACGGCGTGCTGCACGAGATTGGCGCGGACACGATCCGGCAGGTGCTGGTGTTCAACAAGATCGACGCCGTGCCCGAACTGGCGGCCCGCGGCGACGCGGTCGAGCGGGATGAGTATGGTAATATTTCGCGCGTCTTTTTGAGCGCGCGCACCGGTCAGGGTCTTGACGTGTTGCGTGCCGCCATCGCCGAAATCGCCTCCGCGGAACACCTTTCCGGCGCGATGCCGCTCGACGGCGCGTCCGCTGGACCACACGAAGACCACACGATTTCCGAACACGGGCGCTAA
- a CDS encoding tetratricopeptide repeat protein, giving the protein MSYHDEQESIESLKAWWTRWGNLTTWIVLAALVVAAGFNGWNYWQRRQAAEASGLYEQVQKAAAANDKATMARAAADMEDKFSSTPYAQMTALAAAKVLYAAGDAAGAKAQLQWAVDHAKDDEYKQIAKLRLASLLLDEKAYDAGLALLSGTPVDAFKGLVADRRGDLLAAQGKTDDARAAYKLALDGLSKDDQSARQLVQFKLDALGG; this is encoded by the coding sequence ATGAGTTATCACGACGAACAAGAATCGATTGAAAGTCTCAAGGCGTGGTGGACCCGCTGGGGCAACCTCACCACGTGGATCGTGCTCGCGGCGCTCGTCGTCGCGGCCGGTTTCAACGGCTGGAACTACTGGCAGCGCCGTCAGGCTGCCGAGGCGTCCGGGCTGTACGAGCAGGTCCAGAAGGCCGCCGCCGCGAACGACAAGGCGACGATGGCCCGCGCGGCCGCCGACATGGAAGACAAATTCAGCAGCACGCCGTATGCGCAGATGACGGCGCTCGCGGCCGCGAAGGTGCTGTACGCGGCCGGCGACGCGGCAGGCGCGAAGGCGCAACTGCAATGGGCCGTCGACCACGCCAAGGATGACGAGTACAAGCAGATCGCGAAGCTGCGCCTCGCGTCGCTGCTGCTCGACGAGAAGGCATACGACGCGGGCCTCGCGCTGCTGTCGGGTACGCCGGTCGATGCATTCAAGGGCCTTGTGGCCGATCGCCGCGGCGATCTGCTTGCCGCGCAAGGCAAGACCGACGACGCGCGCGCCGCTTACAAGCTCGCGCTCGACGGCCTGTCGAAGGACGACCAGTCTGCGCGCCAGCTCGTGCAGTTCAAGCTGGACGCGCTCGGCGGCTGA
- the bamB gene encoding outer membrane protein assembly factor BamB: protein MNLLKRYAVPVACAAAVLALAACSSSKDARRVPTPLTEFKPVMDVQQVWKASVGKGGRYLFSPVAVGDAVYAAGENGSVEKIDAKTGQTLWRSKVGSDLSAGVGSDGNLTAVGALKGGVFVLGPDGKQLWKTSVQGEIFSPPLVGNGLVVIRTIDGQVIAFNAQTGEQKWNYRNRAVPLNLRVSAGMTFAGDAAVLAGFPGGGLVAINLQSGEPFWQTPVSFPKGVTEVERINDVSGPPTLVGAEACAVTFQGQLGCFDANSGRPLWEKAFSSRSGLAQDDSVVAGGDDWSVVTAYDAASGNQLWRNDKLKSRDVGVPYLLGHAVVMGDYQGFVHFLSREDGSFIARMKTDGSAITAAPVLAGNTLVVQTKDGGLYGFRPR from the coding sequence ATGAATTTGCTGAAACGTTACGCTGTGCCCGTTGCCTGCGCGGCGGCTGTCCTCGCATTGGCGGCCTGCTCGTCGTCGAAGGACGCGCGCCGCGTGCCGACGCCGCTCACCGAGTTCAAGCCCGTGATGGATGTGCAACAGGTCTGGAAGGCGAGTGTCGGCAAGGGCGGACGCTACCTGTTCTCGCCGGTGGCCGTGGGCGACGCCGTCTACGCGGCGGGCGAAAACGGTTCGGTCGAGAAGATCGACGCGAAGACGGGCCAGACGCTCTGGCGCTCGAAGGTCGGTTCGGACCTGTCGGCCGGTGTCGGCAGCGACGGCAACCTGACCGCGGTCGGCGCGCTGAAGGGTGGCGTGTTCGTGCTGGGTCCGGACGGCAAGCAGCTGTGGAAGACCAGCGTGCAGGGCGAGATCTTCTCGCCGCCGCTCGTCGGCAATGGCCTCGTGGTCATCCGCACGATCGATGGCCAGGTGATCGCGTTCAACGCGCAGACGGGCGAGCAGAAGTGGAACTACCGCAACCGCGCGGTTCCGCTGAACCTGCGCGTGTCAGCCGGCATGACGTTCGCGGGTGACGCGGCGGTGCTGGCGGGCTTCCCCGGCGGCGGCCTCGTCGCGATCAACCTGCAGTCGGGCGAGCCGTTCTGGCAGACGCCCGTGTCGTTCCCGAAGGGCGTGACCGAGGTCGAGCGCATCAACGACGTCAGCGGCCCGCCGACGCTCGTGGGCGCGGAAGCCTGCGCGGTGACGTTCCAGGGTCAGCTCGGCTGCTTCGATGCGAACTCGGGCCGCCCGCTGTGGGAAAAGGCGTTCTCGAGCCGCAGCGGTCTCGCGCAGGATGATTCGGTTGTCGCAGGCGGCGACGACTGGTCGGTCGTGACGGCGTACGACGCGGCCTCCGGCAACCAGCTCTGGCGCAACGACAAGCTGAAGAGTCGTGACGTCGGCGTGCCGTACCTGCTCGGGCATGCGGTCGTGATGGGCGATTACCAGGGCTTCGTGCACTTCCTGTCGCGCGAAGACGGCAGCTTCATCGCGCGGATGAAGACCGACGGCAGCGCGATTACGGCGGCGCCGGTCCTCGCGGGCAATACGCTCGTCGTGCAGACGAAGGACGGCGGCCTGTACGGGTTCCGTCCGCGCTGA
- the hfq gene encoding RNA chaperone Hfq, which produces MSNKGQLLQDPFLNALRKEHVPVSIYLVNGIKLQGNIESFDQYVVLLRNTVTQMVYKHAISTVVPARPVNFHPDAEVSS; this is translated from the coding sequence ATGAGCAACAAAGGGCAATTGTTACAAGACCCGTTTTTGAACGCACTGCGCAAAGAGCACGTTCCCGTTTCGATCTACCTCGTCAACGGCATCAAGCTCCAAGGGAACATTGAATCGTTCGACCAGTACGTCGTGTTGCTCCGTAATACGGTGACCCAGATGGTGTACAAGCACGCCATCTCGACGGTCGTGCCGGCGCGCCCGGTGAATTTCCACCCGGACGCGGAAGTCTCGTCCTAA
- the der gene encoding ribosome biogenesis GTPase Der: MKPVIALVGRPNVGKSTLFNRLTRSRDALVADLPGLTRDRHYGEGRVGERPYLVVDTGGFEPVAKDGILHEMARQTRQAVEEADVVVFIVDGRNGLAPQDKSIADYLRKTGRPIFLVVNKAEGMKYTAVATDFYELGLGDPRAISAAHGDGVTDMINEALEVAYTGQPEDEDENDPSRGIKIAIVGRPNVGKSTLVNALIGEDRVIAFDMPGTTRDSIYVDFERNGKKYTLIDTAGLRRRGKVFEAIEKFSVVKTLQSISDANVVILLLDAQQDISDQDAHIAGFVVEQGRALVIGVNKWDGLDEHARDRAKADLTRKLKFLDFAKSHYISAAKKTGIGALMRSVDDAYAAAMAKLPTPKLTRALIEAVEFQQPRRRGPVRPKLRYAHQGGQNPPLIVIHGNALDAVTETYKRYLENRFRETFSLTGTPLRIEFRSSNNPYADKG, from the coding sequence ATGAAACCGGTCATTGCCCTCGTTGGGCGCCCCAATGTGGGGAAATCCACGCTGTTCAACCGGCTCACGCGCTCGCGCGATGCGCTGGTCGCCGACTTGCCAGGCCTGACGCGCGATCGCCATTACGGCGAAGGGCGCGTCGGCGAGCGGCCGTATCTCGTCGTCGACACGGGCGGCTTCGAACCCGTCGCGAAGGACGGCATCCTGCACGAAATGGCGCGCCAGACGCGGCAGGCCGTGGAGGAAGCCGACGTCGTCGTGTTCATTGTCGACGGCCGCAACGGCCTCGCACCGCAGGACAAGTCGATCGCCGACTACCTGCGCAAGACCGGCCGGCCGATCTTCCTCGTCGTCAACAAGGCCGAGGGGATGAAGTACACGGCGGTCGCGACCGACTTCTACGAACTCGGGCTCGGCGATCCGCGCGCAATCTCGGCCGCGCACGGCGACGGCGTCACCGACATGATCAACGAGGCGCTGGAAGTCGCGTACACGGGCCAGCCGGAGGACGAGGACGAGAACGATCCGTCGCGCGGCATCAAGATCGCGATCGTCGGCCGGCCGAACGTCGGCAAGTCGACGCTCGTGAACGCGCTGATCGGCGAGGACCGCGTGATCGCGTTCGACATGCCGGGCACGACGCGCGACTCGATCTACGTCGATTTCGAGCGTAACGGCAAGAAATACACGCTGATCGACACGGCTGGCCTGCGGCGCCGCGGCAAGGTGTTCGAGGCGATCGAGAAGTTTTCGGTCGTGAAGACGCTGCAGTCGATCTCCGACGCGAACGTCGTCATTCTTCTGCTGGATGCGCAGCAGGACATTTCCGACCAGGACGCGCACATCGCCGGCTTCGTCGTCGAGCAGGGCCGCGCGCTCGTGATCGGCGTCAACAAGTGGGACGGGCTCGACGAGCACGCGCGCGATCGCGCGAAAGCGGATTTGACCCGCAAGCTGAAATTCCTCGACTTCGCGAAGTCGCACTACATTTCGGCCGCGAAGAAGACCGGCATCGGCGCGCTGATGCGCTCGGTCGACGACGCGTATGCGGCCGCGATGGCCAAGCTGCCGACGCCGAAGCTCACGCGCGCGCTGATCGAGGCCGTCGAGTTCCAGCAGCCGCGCCGGCGCGGCCCGGTGCGTCCGAAGCTGCGCTACGCGCACCAGGGCGGCCAGAATCCGCCGCTCATTGTTATCCACGGTAACGCGCTCGACGCCGTGACGGAAACGTACAAGCGCTACCTGGAAAACCGGTTCCGCGAAACTTTCTCCCTGACCGGGACTCCATTGCGAATAGAGTTCCGTTCGTCGAACAATCCGTACGCGGACAAGGGCTGA